One stretch of Acropora muricata isolate sample 2 chromosome 12, ASM3666990v1, whole genome shotgun sequence DNA includes these proteins:
- the LOC136891879 gene encoding uncharacterized protein produces MAAPGLRNLPSSFRTIKHFLPWMKQLDVVSTDRSLLKLLKGGILPSQMTGVSLISTNAPQKDTADAQPVTQHKSHDTIQLKGIHIDHFGKRGSTRGSEEYRMPHPVWSEEDVHKVEVTHEKPAKFVDKLAYKSVKALRGGYDILSLYHFVELDENRWLNRIIMLETIAGVPGMIAAMTRHFHALRRLKRDNGWIHTLLEEAENERIHLMTALELKQPGIIFRGAILFAQGVFVNLFFLAYLISPKFCHRFVGYLEEEAVKTYTHCLECIDSGKLPLWKNQLAPKIAINYWQLPQGSTMRDVILAIRADEAHHRVVNHTLSTLPLCSPNPFLPGEKKL; encoded by the exons ATGGCTGCACCTGGATTGCGGAATCTACCGTCTTCATTTCGAACAATTAAGCATTTCTTACCTTGGATGAAACAACTTGATGTTGTTTCTACTGACCGTTCTTTATTGAAATTGCTCAAGGGAGGAATTCTCCCATCTCAAATGACAGGG GTGTCTCTAATATCAACAAATGCCCCTCAAAAGGACACAGCTGATGCCCAACCTGTGACGCAACATAAGTCACACGATACCATACAGTTGAAAGGAATTCATATTGATCATTTCGGCAAGAGAGGAAGCACAAGAGGCTCCGAGGAGTACCGAATGCCGCATCCAGTCTG GTCAGAGGAAGACGTTCATAAAGTTGAGGTGACGCACGAAAAGCCTGCGAAGTTTGTTGATAAG CTTGCTTACAAAAGTGTCAAAGCTTTGAGAGGTGGATACGATATTCTATCACTGTACCACTTTGTGGAGTTGGACGAAAATCGCTGGCTTAA TCGAATTATCATGCTGGAAACAATAGCTGGGGTTCCCGGAATGATCGCAGCTATGACCAGACATTTTCACGCGCTGAGGAGACTCAAGAGAGACAATGGCTGGATACACACTTTGCTCG AGGAAGCTGAAAATGAGAGGATACATTTGATGACGGCTCTTGAATTAAAACAACCTGGAATAATTTTCCGAGGAGCCATCTTGTTCGCCCAAG GTGTTTTTGTAAACCTCTTTTTCCTGGCTTACCTGATCAGTCCCAAGTTCTGCCACAGATTTGTGGGATATTTAGAGGAAGAGGCGGTGAAGACATATACCCATTGTTTAGAG TGTATTGACAGTGGAAAGTTGCCCTTGTGGAAAAATCAGCTGGCCCCGAAGATTGCTATCAACTACTGGCAACTGCCG CAAGGTTCAACAATGCGTGACGTCATCTTAGCCATTCGCGCAGACGAAGCCCACCACCGAGTTGTCAATCACACCCTCAGTACCTTACCACTATGTTCGCCCAATCCATTTCTCCCAGGGGAAAAAAAGCTTTGA